A single window of Lytechinus variegatus isolate NC3 chromosome 8, Lvar_3.0, whole genome shotgun sequence DNA harbors:
- the LOC121420838 gene encoding uncharacterized protein LOC121420838, protein MNPSQTVKVAGWILLLTMVAGSTNGQSATMTGPSIVEEGSNAVFTCESDGTITADSVVWREDNDFIFFGSLKVSPYEKFDNFVPLADGAGAPTLTIQNATVEDSGSYRCGSVSVLSNIINFVVEVRSNVSLVLDTTMVNNTLLYQGTCEAIGASPEEHITWKIGNITQTLGIVETDPDISHHLLWDKRSVITFPASKENYNKLLTCFVSGHEITDFNWQKSAILDLHGPPTPDGIIANFIIEGSNMTVSCDLDESRAIQLQPSPSSTSSSMTFSSTVRITPRITSQSPSLISLRKLPVLRGIISEMLRTSYFMKRMPGIFWIT, encoded by the exons ATGAATCCAAGTCAGACGGTAAAAGTAGCAGGGTGGATTCTCCTGTTAACTATG GTAGCGGGGTCCACGAACGGACAATCTGCGACCATGACAGGGCCTTCTATTGTGGAGGAAGGCAGCAACGCCGTCTTCACATGTGAGAGCGATGGTACGATCACTGCTGATTCGGTCGTATGGAGGGAAGACAATGATTTCATCTTCTTCGGCTCTTTAAAGGTTTCTCCttatgaaaaatttgacaactTCGTACCATTGGCGGATGGAGCAGGAGCGCCGACCCTTACTATCCAGAACGCCACGGTGGAAGACAGCGGTTCTTATAGGTGTGGTTCTGTGTCAGTCCTCAGTAACATAATCAATTTCGTAGTTGAAG tgcGATCAAATGTATCTCTGGTCTTGGATACTACCATGGTTAACAATACCCTTCTGTACCAGGGGACATGCGAAGCCATAGGGGCCAGCCCGGAGGAGCACATCACTTGGAAAATAGGAAACATCACTCAGACTTTGGGCATAGTGGAAACGGACCCCGACATTTCGCATCATCTCTTATGGGATAAAAGGAGCGTGATCACATTTCCAGCAAGTAAGGAGAATTACAACAAGTTGCTGACATGTTTTGTTAGCGGACATGAGATAACGGACTTTAACTGGCAGAAGTCAGCCATTCTTGATCTCCATG GACCACCTACCCCTGATGGCATCATTGCAAATTTCATTATCGAGGGTTCGAATATGACCGTGTCATGTGACCTGGATGAATCAAGGGCCATCCAACTCCAGCCGTCTCCTTCTTCTACATCTTCCTCGATGACGTTCTCATCCACAGTTCGAATCACGCCGAGAATAACGTCACAATCTCCATCCCTGATAAGTCTGCGAAAGTTACCTGTATTGCGGGGAATTATCTCGGAAATGCTACGAACGTCATACTTTATGAAGAGGATG ccGGGAATATTTTGGATCACGTGA